A single Streptomyces sannanensis DNA region contains:
- a CDS encoding nitrilase-related carbon-nitrogen hydrolase: MANVVRAALVQATWTGDTESMIAKHEEYAREAARQGAEVIGFQEVFNAPYFCQVQESEHYRWAEPVPDGPTVRRMQNLARETGMVIVVPVFEIEQSGFYFNTAAVIDADGTYLGKYRKHHIPQVKGFWEKYYFKPGNVGWPVFDTAVGKVGVYICYDRHFPEGWRQLGLNGAQLVYNPSATSRGLSAYLWQLEQPAAAVANEYFIAAINRVGQEEYGDNDFYGTSYFVDPRGQFVGDVASDKTEELVVRDLDFGLIDEVRQQWAFYRDRRPDAYEGLVQP, from the coding sequence ATGGCCAACGTCGTCCGCGCCGCCCTGGTCCAGGCCACCTGGACCGGCGACACCGAATCCATGATCGCCAAGCATGAGGAGTACGCCCGCGAGGCGGCCCGGCAGGGCGCCGAGGTCATCGGATTCCAAGAGGTCTTCAACGCCCCCTACTTCTGTCAGGTGCAGGAGTCCGAGCACTACCGCTGGGCCGAACCCGTCCCGGACGGGCCGACCGTGCGCCGCATGCAGAACCTTGCCCGCGAGACCGGCATGGTGATCGTCGTACCGGTCTTTGAGATCGAGCAGTCCGGCTTCTACTTCAACACCGCCGCCGTGATCGACGCCGACGGCACGTATCTCGGCAAGTACCGCAAGCACCACATCCCCCAGGTGAAGGGCTTCTGGGAGAAGTACTACTTCAAGCCCGGCAATGTCGGATGGCCCGTCTTCGACACCGCGGTCGGCAAGGTCGGCGTCTACATCTGCTACGACCGCCACTTCCCCGAGGGCTGGCGCCAGCTCGGTCTGAACGGCGCGCAGCTGGTCTACAACCCCTCGGCCACCTCCCGCGGCCTGTCCGCGTACCTCTGGCAGCTGGAGCAGCCTGCGGCCGCCGTCGCCAACGAGTACTTCATCGCCGCAATCAACCGCGTCGGCCAGGAGGAGTACGGCGACAACGACTTCTACGGCACGTCCTACTTCGTCGACCCGCGAGGCCAGTTCGTCGGTGACGTCGCCAGCGACAAGACGGAGGAACTCGTCGTCAGGGACCTCGACTTCGGCCTGATCGACGAAGTGCGGCAGCAGTGGGCCTTCTACCGCGACCGCCGCCCCGACGCATACGAAGGACTGGTGCAGCCGTGA
- a CDS encoding helix-turn-helix transcriptional regulator, which yields MRADRLLSLLLLLQNRGRMTAPELAAEVEVSVRTVYRDIEALGASGVPVCADRGPAGGYRLMDGYRTRLTGLTDAEAGSLFLVGAPGPARDLGLGAVLATAQLKLQAALPAELADRARRVQDRFHLDAPAWFRDADPVPYLAVVAGAVWEQRVLRTHYRRWRGEVHRELHPLGVVLKGGIWYLAARADETVRTYRISRFLAVDTTDDTFERPAGFDLAAYWEESSRRLEAWRYQGVARLRVSPRAQKLLPMQFGAVGTQALETAGPPDEEGWVELELPVESEAVAVCDLLRLGTEAEVLGPAQLREAVVRTVTALSDRYAQSP from the coding sequence ATGCGTGCCGACCGGCTTCTCTCCCTGCTTCTGCTGCTCCAGAACCGCGGCCGGATGACCGCGCCGGAACTCGCGGCGGAGGTGGAGGTGTCCGTTCGCACGGTCTACCGGGACATCGAGGCGCTCGGCGCGTCGGGCGTCCCCGTCTGCGCCGACCGCGGCCCGGCCGGGGGCTACCGTCTGATGGACGGTTACCGCACCCGGCTGACCGGGCTCACCGACGCCGAGGCCGGATCGCTCTTCCTCGTCGGAGCGCCGGGGCCGGCCCGGGACCTGGGTCTCGGCGCGGTCCTGGCCACCGCTCAGCTGAAACTGCAGGCCGCCCTCCCGGCTGAACTGGCAGACCGTGCCCGGCGTGTACAGGACCGCTTCCACCTGGACGCCCCCGCATGGTTCCGGGACGCGGACCCGGTTCCGTATCTGGCGGTGGTCGCCGGGGCGGTGTGGGAACAGCGCGTGCTGCGCACCCACTACCGCCGCTGGCGCGGTGAGGTGCACCGGGAGCTGCACCCGCTGGGTGTCGTCCTCAAGGGTGGTATCTGGTACCTGGCGGCGCGGGCGGACGAGACGGTACGGACGTACCGGATCTCGCGCTTCCTGGCCGTGGACACCACGGACGACACCTTTGAGCGGCCGGCCGGATTCGACCTCGCCGCGTACTGGGAGGAGTCCTCCCGGCGCCTGGAGGCCTGGCGCTACCAGGGCGTCGCGCGTCTGCGCGTCTCCCCGCGCGCACAGAAACTGCTGCCGATGCAGTTCGGTGCGGTAGGCACCCAGGCGCTCGAGACGGCCGGTCCGCCCGACGAGGAGGGGTGGGTGGAGCTGGAACTGCCGGTCGAGTCGGAGGCCGTGGCGGTCTGCGACCTGCTCAGACTCGGCACGGAAGCGGAGGTACTGGGCCCGGCGCAGCTGCGGGAGGCGGTCGTCCGGACGGTCACGGCCCTGTCGGACCGCTATGCGCAATCGCCGTGA
- a CDS encoding helix-turn-helix transcriptional regulator, which translates to MGAMVRTPLTPEERERGERLGRLLREARGDRSMVEVAAAAGLSAETLRKIETGRAPTPAFFTVAALAGVLGLSLDELAAHCVLAPA; encoded by the coding sequence ATGGGTGCCATGGTCAGAACTCCACTTACCCCAGAAGAGCGTGAACGCGGCGAACGCCTCGGCCGACTGCTTCGCGAGGCGCGCGGAGACCGCAGCATGGTCGAGGTCGCCGCGGCCGCCGGGCTGTCCGCAGAGACCCTGCGCAAGATCGAGACTGGCCGCGCCCCGACGCCGGCCTTCTTCACCGTGGCCGCGCTCGCCGGGGTGCTCGGCCTCTCCCTCGACGAGCTGGCGGCGCACTGCGTCCTGGCGCCCGCATAG
- a CDS encoding DUF3224 domain-containing protein produces MTTHTTGRFTYANWEERPVGPDGTSPRLAQAAVTNAFSGGIEAAETACAYSVVYVTEKTGTFAGLEVVAGSLDGRKGSFALEERGSFGADGTTRCTFEVVPGSGTGELTGLRGKGGFTHRQGEQSVPYTFDYDLD; encoded by the coding sequence ATGACCACGCACACCACCGGCCGCTTCACCTACGCCAACTGGGAGGAGCGCCCCGTCGGCCCCGACGGCACGAGCCCGCGCCTTGCTCAGGCCGCCGTCACCAACGCGTTCTCCGGCGGTATCGAGGCCGCGGAGACGGCATGCGCCTACTCGGTCGTCTACGTGACCGAGAAGACCGGGACCTTCGCCGGCCTGGAAGTCGTGGCCGGCAGTCTCGACGGACGCAAGGGCAGCTTCGCCCTCGAGGAGCGCGGCTCGTTCGGCGCCGACGGCACCACGCGCTGCACCTTCGAGGTCGTGCCCGGGTCGGGGACGGGCGAGCTGACCGGGCTGCGCGGGAAGGGCGGCTTCACCCACCGGCAGGGTGAGCAGTCCGTCCCGTACACCTTCGACTACGACCTGGACTGA
- a CDS encoding PPOX class F420-dependent oxidoreductase, translating into MTPHELGRSRYVSLTTFRRDGTGVATPVWVVSDGQELYVWTRSDSWKVKRIRNNSRVLVTPCDVRGRTAPDAPTAEGTARLLDETGLRLVRRLLTRKYGWQFRIVDWPAAIVRLGKRPHTGIAVKLAED; encoded by the coding sequence ATGACTCCGCATGAGCTCGGACGCAGCCGGTACGTCAGTCTGACCACCTTCCGTCGCGACGGCACGGGCGTGGCCACGCCGGTCTGGGTCGTGTCGGACGGGCAGGAGCTGTACGTCTGGACCCGCTCCGACTCGTGGAAGGTCAAGCGGATCCGCAACAACAGCCGGGTCCTGGTCACCCCGTGCGACGTACGCGGCAGGACCGCGCCGGACGCGCCGACCGCCGAGGGAACGGCCCGGCTGCTCGACGAGACGGGGCTGCGCCTCGTGCGCCGACTGCTGACGCGGAAGTACGGCTGGCAGTTCCGGATCGTCGACTGGCCGGCCGCGATCGTACGGCTCGGAAAGCGGCCGCACACCGGGATCGCGGTGAAGCTCGCCGAGGACTGA
- a CDS encoding aspartate aminotransferase family protein, which translates to MHSLHDRHRAVMPDWLALYYDRPLEITHGEGRHVWDAEGKRYLDFFGGILTTMTAHALPEVTKAVSEQAGRIIHSSTLYLNRPMVELAERIAGLSGIPDGRVFFTTSGTEANDTALLLATAYRGSNQVLAMRNSYHGRSFSAVGITGNRSWSPTSLSPLQTLYVHGGVRGRGPYAQLSDAQFTEACVADLEDMLGQTRGGVAALIAEPVQGVGGFTCPPDGLYGAFREVLDRHGILWISDEVQTGWGRTGEHFWGWQAHAQSGPPDMLTFAKGIGNGMSIGGVVARAEIMNCLDANSISTFGGSPVTMAAGLANLTYLLEHDLQGNARRVGGLLIERLRAIGAQLPVVREVRGRGLMIGIELVKPGTDQASPEAATTVLEAAREGGLLIGKGGAHNTSVLRIAPPLSLNVTEAEEGAAILEQALRAV; encoded by the coding sequence ATCCACAGCCTCCACGACCGTCACCGGGCCGTCATGCCCGACTGGCTGGCGCTCTACTACGACCGCCCCCTGGAGATCACACACGGCGAGGGCCGCCATGTCTGGGACGCCGAGGGCAAGCGCTACCTCGACTTCTTCGGCGGCATCCTCACCACCATGACCGCCCACGCCCTGCCCGAGGTCACCAAGGCGGTCAGCGAGCAGGCCGGACGGATCATCCATTCCTCCACCCTCTATCTCAACCGCCCCATGGTGGAGCTGGCCGAGCGGATCGCGGGACTGTCCGGCATCCCCGACGGGCGCGTCTTCTTCACCACCTCCGGCACCGAGGCCAACGACACCGCGCTGCTCCTCGCCACCGCGTACCGCGGCTCCAACCAGGTCCTGGCGATGCGCAACAGCTACCACGGCCGCTCCTTCTCGGCCGTCGGCATCACCGGCAACCGCAGCTGGTCCCCGACCAGCCTCTCCCCGCTCCAGACGCTCTACGTCCACGGCGGTGTCCGCGGCCGTGGTCCCTACGCGCAGCTGTCCGACGCGCAGTTCACCGAGGCCTGTGTCGCCGACCTCGAGGACATGCTCGGCCAGACCCGCGGGGGAGTGGCCGCCCTGATCGCCGAACCGGTCCAGGGCGTCGGCGGGTTCACCTGCCCGCCCGACGGGCTGTACGGCGCGTTCCGTGAAGTCCTCGACCGGCACGGCATCCTGTGGATCAGCGACGAGGTGCAGACCGGCTGGGGCCGTACCGGTGAACACTTCTGGGGCTGGCAGGCCCACGCACAGAGCGGTCCGCCGGACATGCTGACCTTCGCCAAGGGCATCGGCAACGGAATGTCCATCGGCGGAGTCGTCGCCCGGGCCGAGATCATGAACTGCCTGGACGCCAATTCCATCTCGACGTTCGGCGGCTCCCCGGTCACCATGGCGGCCGGCCTCGCCAACCTCACCTACCTGCTGGAGCACGACCTCCAGGGCAACGCCCGGCGCGTCGGCGGACTGCTCATCGAACGGCTGCGGGCCATCGGTGCCCAGCTGCCCGTCGTCCGCGAAGTGCGCGGCCGCGGGCTGATGATCGGCATCGAGCTGGTGAAGCCCGGCACCGACCAGGCGTCCCCCGAGGCCGCCACCACCGTCCTGGAAGCGGCACGCGAGGGCGGGCTGCTGATCGGCAAGGGCGGCGCCCACAACACCAGCGTGCTGCGCATCGCCCCACCGCTCTCACTGAACGTCACCGAGGCGGAGGAGGGCGCGGCCATCCTCGAACAGGCCCTACGGGCCGTCTGA
- the map gene encoding type I methionyl aminopeptidase, with amino-acid sequence MMELKTNASLDAMREAGRVVARTLAAVRDAAAVGVSLLELDAIARDVLREAGATSPFLGYRPAFAPTPFPAVICASVNDAIVHGIPDGYRLRNGDLVSIDCGAKLDGWVGDSAISFTVGLARPEDTRLIDTAYAALEAGIAAAVVGNRVGDIAHAIGRVCRSAGYGIPQDFGGHGVGRRMHEDPEVPNEGRAGRGPLLRHGMVLAIEPMLIGGGKDFYYEAADGWTLRTSDGSRASHAEHTVAITESGPRILTAP; translated from the coding sequence ATGATGGAACTGAAGACCAATGCGTCCCTCGACGCCATGCGCGAGGCCGGCCGGGTCGTCGCCCGCACCCTCGCGGCGGTACGCGACGCCGCGGCCGTGGGCGTGAGCCTCCTCGAACTCGACGCGATCGCCCGCGACGTGCTGCGCGAGGCAGGCGCGACCTCGCCGTTCCTCGGCTACCGCCCCGCGTTCGCCCCCACCCCCTTCCCCGCGGTCATCTGCGCCTCCGTCAACGACGCGATCGTCCACGGCATCCCCGACGGCTATCGACTGCGCAACGGCGACCTGGTCAGCATCGACTGCGGCGCCAAGCTCGACGGCTGGGTGGGCGACTCCGCGATCAGCTTCACGGTCGGCCTCGCCCGCCCCGAGGACACCCGGCTGATCGACACGGCGTACGCGGCCCTGGAGGCGGGCATCGCGGCCGCGGTGGTCGGCAACCGCGTCGGCGACATCGCCCACGCGATCGGCCGTGTCTGCCGCAGCGCCGGCTACGGCATCCCCCAGGACTTCGGCGGCCATGGCGTGGGCCGCCGCATGCACGAGGACCCGGAAGTCCCCAACGAGGGCCGCGCGGGCCGGGGTCCGCTGCTGCGGCACGGCATGGTGCTGGCCATCGAGCCGATGCTGATCGGCGGCGGCAAGGACTTCTACTACGAGGCCGCGGACGGCTGGACGCTGCGCACCTCGGACGGCAGCCGGGCGTCCCACGCGGAGCACACGGTCGCGATCACGGAGTCCGGTCCTCGTATCCTGACGGCGCCATGA
- a CDS encoding ABC transporter permease, producing the protein MTVPAASRATHAPRPSVAVLKTEARLFRREPAALFWIIAFPTLLLTILGLIPAFREADPALGGRRVIDLYVPIAVLLAIITAGVQAVPIVLTNYRELGILRRLSTTPVRPRSLLSAQLALHGVAVLVSLVLAMAVGRLAFGVALPGQPAGYLLAVVLTLCAALALGATVSAFSRTTKVAQTIATIVYFPSMFTAGVWVPVQAMPEILRRTVELTPFGAASQALDQATAGHWPSWTHLGVTGVWAALLVGAAVRWFRWE; encoded by the coding sequence ATGACCGTTCCCGCCGCATCCCGCGCCACTCACGCCCCCCGCCCCTCCGTCGCCGTCCTCAAGACCGAGGCGAGGCTCTTCCGCCGCGAGCCGGCCGCCCTCTTCTGGATCATCGCCTTTCCCACTCTGCTGCTCACGATCCTCGGCCTGATCCCGGCATTCCGGGAAGCCGACCCAGCCCTCGGCGGCCGCCGGGTCATCGACCTGTACGTCCCCATCGCCGTGCTGCTCGCCATCATCACCGCAGGCGTCCAGGCCGTACCCATCGTCCTCACCAACTACCGCGAACTCGGCATCCTGCGCCGCCTGTCCACCACACCTGTGCGCCCACGATCACTTCTCTCCGCACAACTGGCGCTGCACGGCGTCGCCGTACTCGTCTCCCTCGTGCTGGCTATGGCCGTCGGCCGGCTCGCCTTCGGAGTCGCGCTCCCGGGGCAGCCCGCCGGATACCTGCTCGCCGTCGTCCTGACCCTGTGTGCCGCTCTCGCGCTGGGCGCCACCGTCTCGGCCTTCTCCCGTACGACCAAGGTCGCACAGACCATCGCGACCATCGTGTACTTCCCGTCCATGTTCACCGCGGGCGTCTGGGTGCCGGTGCAGGCCATGCCGGAAATCCTGCGGCGAACGGTCGAGTTGACACCCTTCGGCGCCGCCTCCCAGGCACTCGACCAGGCGACAGCCGGCCACTGGCCGTCCTGGACGCACCTCGGGGTGACCGGTGTATGGGCGGCCCTGCTGGTGGGCGCCGCGGTCCGCTGGTTCCGCTGGGAGTAG
- a CDS encoding response regulator transcription factor, whose protein sequence is MTERTITLLIVDDHPVVRDGLRGMFDTSPDFSVLGEATDGVEAVALTDRLDPDVVLMDLRMPGGGGVEAIAELTRRGARSRVLVLTTYDTDSDTLPAIEAGATGYLLKDAPREELFAAVRAAAEGRSVLSPAVASRLVHRVRTPQGSTRTPLSSREREVLALVAKGTPNREIARLLFISEATVKTHLTHLYAKLAVTDRAAAVATAYERGILGGP, encoded by the coding sequence ATGACTGAACGGACCATCACCCTGCTCATCGTCGACGATCACCCCGTCGTACGCGACGGATTGCGCGGGATGTTCGACACCTCCCCCGACTTCTCCGTCCTGGGCGAGGCGACCGACGGCGTGGAGGCCGTCGCCCTCACGGACCGACTCGACCCGGACGTCGTCCTGATGGACCTGCGCATGCCGGGCGGCGGCGGAGTCGAAGCCATCGCCGAGCTGACCCGCCGCGGCGCCCGCAGCAGAGTCCTGGTTCTCACCACGTACGACACGGACTCCGACACGCTCCCGGCGATCGAGGCCGGCGCGACGGGCTATCTGCTGAAGGACGCCCCGCGTGAGGAACTGTTCGCCGCGGTCCGCGCGGCCGCCGAAGGCCGCAGCGTCCTCTCCCCGGCGGTGGCCTCCCGTCTGGTCCACCGAGTCCGCACCCCGCAGGGCAGCACGAGGACACCGCTCTCCTCCCGGGAACGCGAGGTCCTCGCTCTCGTCGCCAAAGGCACCCCGAACCGCGAGATCGCCCGCCTGCTCTTCATCAGCGAAGCCACGGTCAAGACGCACCTCACCCACCTGTACGCCAAGCTCGCCGTCACCGACCGCGCGGCCGCCGTCGCGACGGCCTACGAGCGAGGCATCCTCGGCGGCCCTTGA
- a CDS encoding ABC transporter ATP-binding protein, giving the protein MPIIEVNGLVKAYGGRPVVDGVTFTVAEGEIFGILGPNGAGKTTTVECVEGLRSPDSGTVRIAGLDPVADHDRVTHILGVQLQQSRLQPKITVREALELYSAFYPRPADWRPLAERLGLTGKLDTRFAELSGGQQQRLFIALALVGSPRIVVLDELTTGLDPRARRDTWQLIEDIRDSGVTVLLVTHFMEEAQRLCDRIAVIDRGRITALDTPAGLIGRAAASTVISFTPSRPLDEPELAALPDAGSVRLTGGRVEITGTDRTVNALLSLLARHSVTAGELRVVSATLDDAFLDLTAPGTQATDPTAAQEA; this is encoded by the coding sequence ATGCCCATCATCGAAGTGAACGGCCTGGTCAAGGCCTACGGAGGCAGGCCCGTCGTCGACGGAGTGACCTTCACCGTGGCGGAGGGCGAGATCTTCGGGATCCTCGGTCCGAACGGCGCGGGCAAGACCACCACGGTCGAGTGCGTCGAGGGACTCAGGAGCCCCGATTCCGGGACCGTCCGGATCGCCGGACTCGACCCCGTCGCCGACCACGACCGCGTCACCCACATCCTCGGCGTCCAACTGCAGCAGAGCCGGCTCCAGCCGAAGATCACCGTCCGCGAAGCCCTGGAGCTGTACAGCGCCTTCTACCCGCGCCCCGCCGACTGGCGGCCGCTCGCCGAACGTCTCGGCCTGACCGGGAAACTCGACACCCGCTTCGCCGAGCTGAGCGGCGGCCAGCAGCAGCGCCTGTTTATCGCGCTCGCCCTCGTCGGCAGCCCACGGATCGTCGTACTCGACGAACTCACCACGGGACTCGACCCGCGCGCCCGCCGTGACACCTGGCAGCTGATCGAGGACATACGCGACTCGGGCGTCACCGTACTCCTCGTCACGCACTTCATGGAGGAGGCCCAGCGGCTCTGCGACCGGATCGCCGTCATCGACCGGGGACGGATCACCGCTCTCGACACCCCGGCGGGCCTCATCGGCCGCGCCGCCGCCTCGACCGTCATCTCCTTCACACCGTCACGACCGCTCGACGAGCCCGAGCTCGCGGCGCTGCCCGATGCCGGATCCGTGAGACTCACGGGCGGCCGCGTCGAGATCACCGGAACCGACCGGACCGTCAACGCGCTGCTCTCACTGCTCGCCCGCCACAGCGTCACCGCCGGGGAACTGCGCGTCGTCAGCGCCACCTTGGACGATGCCTTCCTGGACCTCACCGCCCCGGGAACCCAGGCCACCGACCCGACTGCCGCCCAGGAGGCCTGA
- a CDS encoding sensor histidine kinase: MTTTRQGLTPTAAQRLETFIRWGPSGLLAFGTVMSAATASSLMSTTEVYAAGVLLIAVIALQLWWSRTGPRRGPSASVHYWARTAAAFVLTWLNPFFAIYAMIGYFDAQKLLPPRWVKSGLLVTAVTMAGSQSGGLPPTSSAQWIAFGGLFAVNAGLGVFFGHLDEKEAEETAAKAATIAELERANARLEQALTENAGLQAQLLVQAREAGVNDERRRLAAEIHDTIAQGLTGIIAQLQVVTATDAPDTAREHLARAQALARHSLGEARRSVHNLTPVDLAHDVLPDALKKTVAEWGLRHGVRAEFTVTGTAEPLHDEIQATLLRIAQEALTNAARHAGATRVGVTLSYMGDEVTLDIRDDGRGFDPAVPRQRTESGGFGLDGMRARAERLTGSVDIESEAGQGTAVSARVPLVRHD, from the coding sequence ATGACGACGACCCGGCAGGGCCTCACGCCAACCGCCGCCCAACGGTTGGAGACCTTCATCCGCTGGGGCCCCAGCGGACTCCTGGCGTTCGGTACGGTGATGTCCGCGGCCACCGCGAGCAGCCTCATGTCGACCACCGAGGTGTACGCGGCCGGGGTACTGCTGATCGCCGTCATCGCCCTCCAACTGTGGTGGAGCCGGACCGGGCCCCGCCGAGGGCCGTCGGCGAGCGTCCACTACTGGGCGCGTACCGCGGCGGCGTTCGTCCTCACCTGGCTGAACCCCTTCTTCGCCATCTACGCGATGATCGGCTACTTCGACGCCCAGAAGCTGCTGCCGCCGCGCTGGGTGAAATCCGGGCTGCTCGTGACCGCCGTCACGATGGCGGGCTCACAGTCCGGAGGGCTGCCACCCACGTCGAGTGCACAGTGGATCGCCTTCGGTGGGCTCTTCGCCGTGAACGCCGGGCTCGGCGTCTTCTTCGGACACCTCGACGAGAAGGAGGCCGAGGAGACCGCGGCCAAGGCCGCCACCATCGCCGAACTGGAACGCGCCAACGCCCGCCTCGAACAGGCGCTCACCGAGAACGCGGGCCTGCAGGCACAGCTCCTCGTCCAGGCCAGGGAGGCCGGTGTCAACGACGAACGCCGACGGCTCGCCGCCGAGATCCACGACACCATCGCCCAGGGACTGACCGGAATCATCGCCCAGCTCCAGGTCGTCACCGCCACCGACGCCCCCGACACCGCCCGGGAACACCTCGCCCGCGCACAGGCACTGGCCCGCCACAGCCTCGGCGAGGCCCGCCGCTCCGTACACAACCTCACCCCGGTCGACCTGGCGCACGACGTGCTGCCGGACGCCCTGAAGAAGACGGTCGCCGAATGGGGCCTACGGCATGGTGTACGGGCCGAGTTCACCGTCACCGGCACCGCGGAACCACTCCACGACGAGATCCAGGCGACCCTGCTGCGCATCGCGCAGGAGGCGCTCACGAACGCCGCCCGCCACGCCGGGGCCACCCGCGTCGGCGTCACCCTCTCCTACATGGGTGACGAGGTCACCCTGGACATCCGCGACGACGGCCGCGGCTTCGACCCGGCCGTCCCCAGACAGCGCACCGAGTCCGGCGGCTTCGGCCTCGACGGTATGCGTGCCCGCGCCGAACGCCTCACCGGCAGCGTCGACATCGAATCCGAAGCCGGTCAGGGCACAGCGGTCTCGGCCCGCGTACCTTTGGTGCGCCATGACTGA
- the hydA gene encoding dihydropyrimidinase: MSRTLIHGGLVITAADEVHADVLIEDGRIAALAAHGSAVAGTWTADRTIDATNKYVIPGGVDAHTHMELPFGGTFASDTFETGTRAAAWGGTTTIVDFAVQSVGHSLREGLDAWYAKADGKCAIDYAFHMILSDVNESSLKEMDLLVEEGVTSFKLFMAYPGVFYSDDGQILRAMQRSSGNGGLIMMHAENGIAIDVLVEQALARGETDPRYHGEVRKVLLEAEATHRAIQLARVAGAPLYVVHVSAEEAVAELAAARDKGLNVFGETCPQYLFLSTDHLAEPDFEGAKYVCSTPLRPKEHQAALWRGLRTNDLQVVSTDHCPFCFSGQKELGRGDFSKIPNGLPGVENRMDLLHQAVVDGHITRRRWIEIACATPARMFGLYPAKGTIAPGADADIVIYDPHAEQVLSAETHHMNVDYSAYEGKRVTGRVETVLSRGELVIDQRQFTGRAGHGLYTPRATCQYLD; encoded by the coding sequence ATGAGCCGCACCCTGATCCATGGCGGCCTCGTCATCACGGCCGCCGACGAGGTCCACGCCGATGTACTGATCGAGGACGGCCGGATCGCCGCCCTCGCCGCGCACGGCTCGGCGGTCGCCGGGACCTGGACCGCGGACCGTACGATCGATGCTACGAACAAGTACGTCATCCCGGGCGGAGTCGACGCCCACACCCATATGGAGCTGCCGTTCGGCGGGACCTTCGCCTCGGACACCTTCGAGACCGGCACCCGGGCCGCGGCCTGGGGCGGCACCACGACCATCGTGGACTTCGCGGTCCAGTCGGTCGGGCACAGCCTGCGCGAGGGGCTCGATGCCTGGTACGCCAAGGCGGACGGCAAGTGTGCCATCGACTATGCCTTCCACATGATCCTCTCGGACGTCAACGAAAGCTCCCTGAAGGAGATGGACCTGCTGGTGGAGGAGGGCGTCACCTCCTTCAAGCTCTTCATGGCCTACCCCGGTGTCTTCTACAGCGACGACGGGCAGATCCTGCGCGCCATGCAGCGCTCGTCCGGCAACGGCGGGCTGATCATGATGCACGCCGAGAACGGCATCGCCATCGACGTGCTCGTCGAGCAGGCCCTGGCCCGCGGCGAGACCGACCCCCGCTACCACGGCGAGGTACGCAAGGTCCTGCTGGAGGCCGAGGCGACGCACCGCGCGATCCAGCTGGCCCGGGTGGCCGGTGCCCCCCTCTACGTCGTCCATGTCTCCGCCGAGGAAGCCGTCGCCGAGCTCGCCGCGGCCCGCGACAAGGGCCTCAACGTCTTCGGCGAGACCTGCCCGCAGTACCTCTTCCTGTCCACCGACCATCTCGCCGAGCCGGACTTCGAGGGCGCCAAGTACGTCTGCTCGACCCCGCTGCGGCCCAAGGAACACCAGGCGGCGCTGTGGCGCGGCCTGCGCACCAACGACCTCCAAGTCGTCTCCACCGACCACTGCCCCTTCTGCTTCAGCGGCCAGAAGGAGCTGGGCCGCGGCGACTTCTCCAAGATCCCCAACGGCCTCCCCGGCGTCGAGAACCGCATGGACCTGCTCCACCAGGCCGTCGTCGACGGACACATCACCCGCCGCCGCTGGATCGAGATCGCCTGCGCCACCCCGGCGAGGATGTTCGGGCTCTACCCGGCCAAGGGCACCATCGCCCCCGGCGCCGACGCCGACATCGTCATCTACGACCCGCACGCGGAACAGGTCCTGTCCGCCGAGACCCACCACATGAACGTCGACTACTCGGCGTACGAAGGGAAACGCGTCACCGGACGCGTCGAGACGGTCCTCTCACGGGGTGAACTCGTCATCGACCAGCGGCAGTTCACCGGACGTGCCGGTCACGGCCTCTACACCCCCCGGGCCACCTGTCAGTACCTCGACTAA